TGTTTCAAGAAGTTCAATTCCCGCCCCCGACAAGCCCGCACTGCTTAAGCCGAAAAAGAACATAAGTCTTTTTTTAAAAACGTTTTATCTATTATTGCAATCCTTAGAATATTTAGGGAGAACATAATATCTTGGCTTTATGCCTCTGTTTTATCCTCTTATCCGAATAGTCAGCTCCGATGAGCTCCCCGCTGAAACTGCGCCCGGGGGGACTCGAACCTCCGACCTTCGGTTTAGGAAACCGATGCTCTATCCTGCTGAGCTACGAGCGCAAGGCCGGATTTGATTATGATTAGACCCTCCTTAACCTTCAAGCAAAATTAACCTCCTTTCCTCCGATTACCCCCATGTTCAAAAAAACAATTCTTTTTCCAAATTTTCTGTCAGGTTTTCCTCTTTCAAACGAAACAGTGAAGGAAACTGAAGGATTTTTGACGGTCTTTTTAACAGGAATCTGATAGAATCAGCAGGGAGCATTTCAAAAAATATGGACATACAAGAGCCAAAAAGTGCTCAGTTTTTCCGCTACTACAATGGGGCTCAGAAACGATTATACGCCTACCTTCTGATGATGGTTCACAATCACAATGACGCCGAGGATCTCCTGCAGGAAACCGCCAGCATCCTCTGGGAACAGTATGAGCAATTTGACCCCCGTCAGAGTTTTGCCGCCTGGGCGATCGGCATCGCCCGCAACAAGGCACTGGATTTTCTAAAACAGAAACGTTCCACCCGCCCGATGCTCAGTGAGTCCTTTTATGAAGAAATGTCCAACCTGGCCGAATCCGAATCACAAAATATGGATCGCCGGCTGGCTGCCCTGCGAACCTGCCTGAAGCGGCTTTCCCCGGACAATCAGCAGCTGATTCGCCTTCGGTTTGAGGAGGGAATCTCCATCAAAAAACTTTCTCAAAACCTGCCCTACTCCGCCGATGCGCTCTACAAAAAAATTTCCCGCATCTACAGTTCTCTGTATGAATGCATCCATCGCACCCTCCTTCAGGGGGAACACCTATGAGCCCGCAGGAACAGACACTTTTGAATGAACAATTATTTCGCCTGCTGGACAACGACCTAAGCAGCAGCCAGCTGGAGCAGCTCAATCGTCTCCTGACCTCCGACTCCCAGGCCCGGCTGTATTACTGCCGTTTCCTCCAGGACATTGCCGCCCTGAGCTTTCGGGCCTGTGCGGATATCTCGGAAGCAGACTCGGAAACCGGCAGCAGCATCCTCGCAGAACAATTCTGGAGGCAGATGATCGAAGAGGAAAAAAATGCTCCGGCTGTCGAACGTACATTTCCTGAGCCACCGACGCCGCAGCCGTTAAGGCCTGCCGCATCCGCTCGTCCGCGTACACCCGGCCGGCTGGCCTATGCCGCTGCCATTGTATCCGCCGCCGCCTTGCTCTTTATTCTGGC
This portion of the Anaerohalosphaeraceae bacterium genome encodes:
- a CDS encoding sigma-70 family RNA polymerase sigma factor, with translation MDIQEPKSAQFFRYYNGAQKRLYAYLLMMVHNHNDAEDLLQETASILWEQYEQFDPRQSFAAWAIGIARNKALDFLKQKRSTRPMLSESFYEEMSNLAESESQNMDRRLAALRTCLKRLSPDNQQLIRLRFEEGISIKKLSQNLPYSADALYKKISRIYSSLYECIHRTLLQGEHL